The following coding sequences are from one Humulus lupulus chromosome X, drHumLupu1.1, whole genome shotgun sequence window:
- the LOC133805758 gene encoding uncharacterized protein LOC133805758 has protein sequence MFAIKTRVEEEMLEHSRHAESPKEAWDTFVTLFSNKNDARLQLLENELLAVSQQEMTINQYFNKVKSLCREILDLEPSSKIPQVRMKRIIIHGLRPEYRSFVTAIKDWPTQPSLVEFENLLADQESLAKKILGVSLKSEEDQALFSNKRQGRLRQHNNIGSNEKSRKQQKQSFQSGEAQENLDKSSWTSKQRNFRCYNCYRKGHIANHCYSKNHVEGNPATSKKTINTEEEWDFEASFAVAKSEKKDASSEELALAAVIPEQIKYKRDWIIHFRCSNHMTGDKEKL, from the coding sequence ATGTTTGCAATCAAGACTAGGGTTGAAGAGGAAATGCTAGAACACAGCAGGCATGCTGAATCACCAAAGGAGGCTTGGGACACTTTTGTCACACTCTTCTCAAATAAGAATGATGCAAGGCTACAGTTGCTAGAGAATGAGCTCTTGGCAGTCTCACAACAAGAGATGACAATCAACCAATATTTTAACAAGGTAAAATCTCTTTGTCGTGAGATCTTGGATTTAGAGCCTAGTTCTAAAATTCCACAAGTAAGAATGAAAAGAATAATTATTCATGGGTTAAGGCCTGAATATAGAAGTTTTGTTACCGCAATAAAAGATTGGCCAACCCAACCTTCTCTTGTTGAGTTTGAGAATTTGCTAGCTGATCAAGAATCTTTGGCTAAGAAAATTTTAGGAGTTTCACTAAAGAGTGAAGAAGATCAAGCACTCTTTAGCAACAAAAGACAAGGGCGACTGAGGCAACATAATAACATCGGAAGTAATGAAAAGTCACgtaaacaacaaaaacaaagctTTCAATCAGGGGAAGCTCAAGAGAATCTTGATAAGAGTAGTTGGACGAGTAAACAAAGGAACTTTCGATGCTATAATTGTTATAGAAAGGGGCACATTGCAAATCATTGTTATTCAAAGAATCATGTCGAAGGCAATCCAGCTACCTCCAAAAAGACGATTAATACCGAAGAAGAATGGGATTTCGAAGCATCTTTTGCGGTAGCAAAGTCCGAGAAGAAGGATGCAAGCTCTGAAGAATTGGCATTGGCAGCAGTCATCCCAGAACAAATTAAATACAAGAGAGATTGGATTATTCATTTCAGATGCTCAAATCATATGACTGGAGATAAGGAGAAGCTATGA